From Calothrix sp. PCC 6303, a single genomic window includes:
- a CDS encoding GDP-mannose 4,6-dehydratase — translation MKTALICGVSGQDGAYLAQLLLNKNYNVCGTSRDAQMSSFNNLARLGIREQIKLESVALNDFRSVLQILTKIQPDEVYNLAGQTSVGLSFGQPVETLESIATGTLNLLEAIRFLGKPIKFYNAGSSECFGDTGGEAADENTPFRPRSPYGVAKAAAFWEVANYREAYNLFACSGILFNHESPLRPERFVTQKIISAVCRIAAGSQEKLLLGNIDIQRDWGWAPEYVEAMHLILQKDQPDDYVIATGKSHKLEDFVAYAFAEFNLDWEEYVVTDKSLLRPTDIALGKGNPTKAKQQLGWQAEYQMQDIVRMMIQEKMK, via the coding sequence ATGAAAACAGCCCTTATTTGCGGTGTTTCAGGTCAAGATGGAGCCTATTTAGCGCAGTTACTCCTAAATAAGAATTATAACGTTTGTGGTACCTCACGGGATGCTCAAATGTCATCCTTTAACAACTTAGCTCGCTTAGGTATTCGAGAGCAAATTAAGTTAGAATCAGTTGCCCTCAACGACTTTCGTAGCGTCCTCCAAATACTTACCAAAATTCAGCCAGATGAAGTTTACAACTTAGCAGGACAAACATCAGTTGGTCTTTCATTTGGGCAACCAGTAGAGACACTTGAAAGTATTGCTACAGGAACTTTAAATCTATTAGAAGCAATTCGTTTTCTGGGGAAACCAATTAAATTTTACAATGCAGGTTCTAGTGAATGCTTTGGTGATACTGGAGGAGAAGCCGCTGACGAAAACACTCCATTTCGTCCTAGAAGTCCCTACGGTGTAGCTAAAGCAGCAGCCTTTTGGGAAGTTGCTAATTACCGCGAAGCTTATAACTTATTTGCCTGTTCTGGTATTTTATTTAATCATGAATCTCCTCTACGACCAGAGCGTTTTGTCACACAAAAAATTATCTCAGCAGTTTGTCGAATTGCCGCTGGTAGTCAAGAAAAGTTATTGTTAGGCAACATTGATATTCAGCGTGATTGGGGCTGGGCACCTGAGTATGTAGAAGCAATGCATTTAATTTTGCAAAAAGATCAACCAGATGATTATGTAATTGCTACAGGAAAATCTCACAAACTAGAAGATTTTGTTGCGTATGCTTTTGCAGAATTTAACTTAGATTGGGAGGAATATGTTGTTACTGATAAAAGTCTACTACGACCAACTGATATTGCTTTAGGGAAAGGAAATCCCACCAAAGCTAAACAGCAATTAGGCTGGCAAGCAGAATATCAAATGCAAGATATTGTGAGAATGATGATACAAGAAAAAATGAAATAA
- the gloB gene encoding hydroxyacylglutathione hydrolase, translating to MQVILIPALADNYIFLLYDSKRGIAAVIDPAVAEPVLTKLHELQAELVAIFNTHHHHDHVGGNKKLIQCFPDVKVYGGVEDRGRIPEQQVYLEDGSKVEFGNRQAEVFFVPGHTSGHIAYYFPPQHSDEMGELFCGDTLFGGGCGRLFEGTPSQMVSSLSKLRSLPNSTRVWCAHEYTQKNLEFALTVDSGNIQLQQRYDEVKSRRHRQEATVPLLLGTEKLTNPFLRWDIPALQAAVGGDESVVTFARLRGMKDKF from the coding sequence ATGCAAGTTATCCTCATACCAGCACTTGCAGATAATTACATCTTCTTGTTGTATGACTCAAAAAGAGGTATTGCCGCAGTGATTGATCCGGCAGTTGCAGAGCCAGTTTTAACAAAACTTCATGAACTGCAAGCTGAGTTAGTGGCAATTTTCAATACTCATCACCATCATGATCATGTAGGTGGTAACAAGAAATTGATACAATGTTTCCCTGATGTCAAAGTATACGGAGGTGTGGAGGATAGGGGTAGAATACCGGAACAGCAGGTTTATTTAGAAGATGGTTCCAAGGTTGAATTTGGTAATCGTCAAGCTGAAGTTTTCTTTGTTCCTGGACATACAAGCGGACATATTGCCTATTATTTTCCTCCGCAGCACTCGGATGAGATGGGTGAGTTGTTCTGTGGTGATACGTTATTTGGGGGTGGTTGTGGTCGTCTATTTGAAGGGACACCATCCCAGATGGTAAGCTCTCTGAGTAAACTGCGATCGCTTCCTAACTCTACACGGGTTTGGTGCGCTCACGAATATACGCAGAAAAATCTCGAATTTGCACTGACAGTGGATTCGGGAAATATTCAGCTACAGCAAAGATATGATGAAGTTAAAAGCCGTCGGCATCGGCAAGAAGCAACAGTTCCTTTGTTGTTAGGAACCGAAAAACTTACCAATCCTTTCTTAAGATGGGATATCCCAGCACTACAAGCTGCTGTTGGTGGTGATGAATCTGTAGTTACGTTTGCACGATTACGGGGAATGAAGGATAAATTTTAA
- the rplI gene encoding 50S ribosomal protein L9, whose amino-acid sequence MAKRVQLVLNQDISKLGKFGDLVEVAPGYARNYLIPQKLATHATPSILKQVERRREIERQRQEELKQQALTQKEALEKVTGYTVSVQAGENDAIFGTVTTQDVADVIKQNANLEVDKRGITIPDIGKLGTYEAEIKLHSDVTAKVNIQVVAS is encoded by the coding sequence ATGGCGAAGCGAGTACAACTAGTTTTAAACCAAGATATCAGCAAATTGGGTAAGTTTGGCGACTTAGTGGAAGTTGCACCTGGTTATGCACGTAATTATTTGATTCCTCAGAAGTTGGCAACCCATGCAACTCCTAGTATTCTTAAGCAAGTAGAACGTCGTCGTGAAATTGAACGTCAACGTCAGGAAGAACTGAAACAGCAAGCATTGACACAAAAAGAAGCTTTGGAAAAGGTGACTGGTTACACAGTTTCTGTTCAAGCTGGTGAAAATGATGCAATTTTTGGTACTGTTACCACCCAAGATGTTGCTGATGTAATTAAACAAAACGCAAATCTTGAAGTTGACAAACGTGGTATCACTATTCCTGATATTGGCAAGTTGGGTACTTATGAAGCAGAAATCAAGCTGCATTCAGATGTAACTGCCAAAGTCAACATCCAAGTTGTCGCTAGCTAA
- a CDS encoding glycosyltransferase family 4 protein, whose product MLTNTHQHKQNIESLQQSKTKLKVSLLVSDLSSAGAGRWGGGGVRSFLIAQALQKLGYQVEIVGFVFGNQPAVIPQSEIPVSYVNGYNYPQFLNSASQLLKKIDGDIIYAMRPKMTTFGLSLLNQIKTHKPIILDIDDWELSWHGGDQWQYRPSIKQFAKDILKQDGVLRYPDHPLYIKWVEGMTKRASAITIHTQFLKEKFGGIYLPNGKDTNLFNPKLYNSEESKARYGLSGYRTLMFPGAPRPYKGVEDILMALDILNQADLRLVIVGGSPYDDYDSQLMEKWGRWIIKLPKYPSSQMPDIVAAADVIVVPQRNTPAALAQFPLKLTDGMSMAKPILATRVGDIPEILGNNGYLVDSNAPEQIAEQIQAIFEDFDLAKQRGIQARERCVKYYSIDTMKSIISQLFSGLNLH is encoded by the coding sequence ATGTTAACTAACACGCATCAACATAAGCAAAATATTGAAAGTTTGCAACAAAGCAAAACTAAATTAAAAGTTTCATTACTTGTCAGCGACCTTTCAAGCGCTGGAGCAGGAAGATGGGGAGGTGGAGGTGTTCGCTCTTTTTTGATCGCTCAGGCACTCCAAAAGCTGGGTTATCAAGTAGAGATTGTGGGATTTGTGTTTGGTAATCAACCTGCTGTTATTCCTCAATCTGAAATTCCAGTTAGCTATGTTAACGGCTATAACTATCCACAATTTCTTAATTCGGCATCTCAACTTCTCAAAAAAATTGATGGTGATATCATCTATGCCATGAGACCAAAAATGACTACTTTTGGTCTATCTTTGCTAAATCAAATTAAGACACATAAACCGATAATTTTAGATATAGATGACTGGGAACTCAGTTGGCATGGTGGAGATCAATGGCAGTATCGTCCATCGATTAAACAATTTGCAAAAGATATCTTAAAACAGGATGGAGTTTTGAGATATCCAGACCATCCACTTTACATCAAGTGGGTTGAAGGTATGACTAAGCGTGCCAGTGCAATTACAATTCACACCCAATTTTTAAAGGAAAAATTTGGCGGCATTTATTTACCAAATGGGAAAGATACCAATCTATTTAACCCCAAACTTTATAACTCGGAAGAAAGTAAAGCACGTTATGGTTTATCTGGATATAGAACATTAATGTTTCCCGGAGCGCCAAGACCATATAAAGGCGTTGAAGATATATTAATGGCACTAGATATCTTAAATCAAGCAGATTTAAGGCTAGTAATTGTTGGAGGTAGTCCCTACGATGACTACGATAGTCAACTTATGGAAAAATGGGGACGTTGGATCATTAAGTTACCAAAATATCCATCATCACAGATGCCTGATATTGTTGCAGCAGCGGATGTAATTGTTGTTCCCCAGCGAAATACACCAGCCGCTTTAGCTCAATTCCCATTAAAGTTAACTGATGGAATGTCAATGGCAAAGCCAATCTTAGCGACTCGTGTCGGAGATATTCCAGAGATTTTAGGCAACAATGGTTATCTAGTTGATTCAAACGCTCCGGAACAAATTGCTGAACAAATTCAAGCGATATTTGAAGATTTTGATTTAGCGAAACAACGAGGTATTCAAGCAAGGGAAAGATGCGTTAAATACTATAGTATTGATACTATGAAATCTATTATATCTCAATTGTTTTCTGGGCTAAATCTTCATTAA